In one window of Syngnathus scovelli strain Florida chromosome 20, RoL_Ssco_1.2, whole genome shotgun sequence DNA:
- the gpcpd1 gene encoding glycerophosphocholine phosphodiesterase GPCPD1 isoform X2, protein MDDYGHHSQRSRGQVPLLQGLLSGPKTSHLSVNNGQFGIHNGFKSIDIGWLTCQTEIRLRLHYSKMSPVSITKKKFKKSRFRIKLTLEGVEEEDDEEEGESSPSSPHKVPTTLEISMISSKCYKSRHSQPECGYYLEPSQWTEYSIHSMDPDNLELTFEFFEEDLSERVVQGDPQPGHVGTACLLSSTFLESGRDHGLVTLPIMGRNSRQTIGKVRVDYLVIRPISGLQCDMRATFTKYWKKGKSLNVGHRGAGSTHAAKHHRVRENTIASFRSAANHGAAYVEFDVHLSKDTVPIVYHDLTCCIATKKKKNDQAVELIEVPVKDLTFDQLQLLKLAHVTAMKGSDLKDVMEDDEEIDEHQPFPSLSQLFQAVPENVGFNIELKWISQMKDGSWEGNMSTYFNMNKFLDIILSCILREGGERRIVFSCFDPDICSMVRRKQNKYPILFLTQGVSKKYPELMDIRCQNTEIAMSFAQSEDILGISAHTEELLINVNLIREAQVKGLVVFSWGDDNNDHENRRKLREQGIDGLIYDRICEDQAEQPNFFQVEEQHSLREVITEETMKSPACSCFSIPCSTAPCSVGKEQSCNGSAESDSGLSSS, encoded by the exons ATGGACGACTACGGTCACCATTCCCAGAGGAGTCGAGGTCAAGTACCGCTTCTTCAAGGGCTTCTTTCTGGACCCAAAA CATCCCACCTGAGTGTCAACAACGGACAGTTTGGAATTCACA ATGGTTTCAAGTCCATCGACATCGGCTGGCTCACATGCCAGACGGAGATCCGCTTACGTCTGCACTATTCCAAGATGTCTCCGGTGTCAATCACTAAGAAGAAATTCAAGAAGTCCCGCTTCAG AATCAAACTGACACTGGAGGGCGttgaggaggaggacgatgagGAGGAAGGGGAAAGCAGTCCTTCGTCCCCGCACAAGGTGCCCACCACCCTGGAGATCAGCATGATCAGCTCCAAATGCTACAAGTCGCGCCACTCGCAGCCCGAGTGCGGCTACTACCTGGAGCCTTCGCAGTGGACCGAGTACAGCATCCACAGCATGGACCCCGACAACCTGGAGCTCACTTTTGAGTTCTTTGAG GAGGATCTGAGCGAGCGCGTGGTCCAGGGTGACCCTCAACCGGGGCACGTGGGCACCGCCTGCCTCCTCTCCTCCACCTTCCTGGAGAGCGGCCGGGACCACGGCCTCGTCACGCTGCCCATCATGGGGCGCAACTCCAGGCAGACCATCGGCAAAGTGCGAG TGGACTACCTGGTGATCAGGCCCATCTCGGGGCTGCAATGCGACATGAGAGCCACCTTCACAAAATACTGGAAGAAAGGAAAGTCCTTGAACGTTGGCCACCGGGGAGCTGGCAGCACGCATGCCGCCAA GCATCACAGAGTGCGAGAGAACACCATTGCTTCGTTTCGGAGCGCCGCCAATCAC GGCGCTGCCTACGTGGAGTTTGACGTCCACCTCTCCAAGGACACGGTGCCCATCGTGTACCATGACCTCACGTGCTGCATCGCCACCAAAAAAAAG AAAAATGACCAGGCTGTAGAGCTAATCGAAGTCCCTGTGAAGGATCTGACTTTTGATCAGCTGCAACTTCTGAAG CTGGCTCACGTCACCGCCATGAAGGGAAGCGACCTCAAAG ACGTGATGGAGGACGACGAGGAAATTGACGAGCATCAGCCCTTCCCGTCACTTTCGCAG CTCTTCCAGGCTGTCCCAGAAAACGTGGGCTTTAACATCGAACTCAAATGGATCTCTCAGATGAAG GACGGGTCATGGGAAGGCAACATGTCCACCTACTTCAACATGAACAAGTTCTTAGACATCATTTTGTCGTGCATTCTGCGGGAAGGAGGCGAGCGACGGATCGTCTTCTCTTGCTTCGACCCCGATATCTGCTCCAT GGTGCGCCGTAAGCAGAACAAGTACCCCATCCTTTTCTTGACGCAGGGCGTCTCTAAAAAATATCCTGAGCTGATGGACATCCGCTGCCAGAACACCGAGATCGCCATGAGCTTCGCTCAAAGCGAGGATATCCTA GGTATCAGCGCTCACACCGAGGAGCTGCTGATCAACGTGAACCTCATCAGGGAGGCGCAGGTCAAAGGCCTGGTGGTGTTCAGCTGGGGCGACGATAACAACGACCACGAGAACAGGAGGAAGCTGAGGGAGCAGGGCATCGATGGACTCATCTATGACAG AATCTGCGAGGACCAAGCGGAACAGCCCAACTTTTTCCAGGTGGAGGAGCAACACTCCCTAAGGGAGGTCATCACTGAGGAAACAATGAAGAGTCCCGCCTGCTCCTGCTTCTCCATACCGTGCTCTACGGCACCATGCTCCGTCGGCAAGGAACAGTCCTGCAACGGCAgcgccgagtctgactcgggcctCAGCTCTTCATAG
- the gpcpd1 gene encoding glycerophosphocholine phosphodiesterase GPCPD1 isoform X1, giving the protein MGVSQVTLTVGGETCPGEVIAVVGSCESLGNWSYQKAVVLNTLSGEGNTWTTTVTIPRGVEVKYRFFKGFFLDPKSAGEPCQVIVNVWESHLQPRTMSTTASHLSVNNGQFGIHNGFKSIDIGWLTCQTEIRLRLHYSKMSPVSITKKKFKKSRFRIKLTLEGVEEEDDEEEGESSPSSPHKVPTTLEISMISSKCYKSRHSQPECGYYLEPSQWTEYSIHSMDPDNLELTFEFFEEDLSERVVQGDPQPGHVGTACLLSSTFLESGRDHGLVTLPIMGRNSRQTIGKVRVDYLVIRPISGLQCDMRATFTKYWKKGKSLNVGHRGAGSTHAAKHHRVRENTIASFRSAANHGAAYVEFDVHLSKDTVPIVYHDLTCCIATKKKKNDQAVELIEVPVKDLTFDQLQLLKLAHVTAMKGSDLKDVMEDDEEIDEHQPFPSLSQLFQAVPENVGFNIELKWISQMKDGSWEGNMSTYFNMNKFLDIILSCILREGGERRIVFSCFDPDICSMVRRKQNKYPILFLTQGVSKKYPELMDIRCQNTEIAMSFAQSEDILGISAHTEELLINVNLIREAQVKGLVVFSWGDDNNDHENRRKLREQGIDGLIYDRICEDQAEQPNFFQVEEQHSLREVITEETMKSPACSCFSIPCSTAPCSVGKEQSCNGSAESDSGLSSS; this is encoded by the exons ATGGGGGTCTCCCAGGTAACTCTGACTGTCGGCGGAGAAACGTGTCCAG GGGAAGTGATTGCCGTGGTCGGGAGTTGTGAATCCCTTGGCAACTGGAGCTACCAAAAAGCGGTGGTCTTGAACACCCTGAGCGGAGAGGG GAATACATGGACGACTACGGTCACCATTCCCAGAGGAGTCGAGGTCAAGTACCGCTTCTTCAAGGGCTTCTTTCTGGACCCAAAA AGTGCGGGCGAGCCTTGTCAGGTGATAGTCAATGTGTGGGAGAGCCATCTTCAGCCCCGCACCATGAGCACCACAG CATCCCACCTGAGTGTCAACAACGGACAGTTTGGAATTCACA ATGGTTTCAAGTCCATCGACATCGGCTGGCTCACATGCCAGACGGAGATCCGCTTACGTCTGCACTATTCCAAGATGTCTCCGGTGTCAATCACTAAGAAGAAATTCAAGAAGTCCCGCTTCAG AATCAAACTGACACTGGAGGGCGttgaggaggaggacgatgagGAGGAAGGGGAAAGCAGTCCTTCGTCCCCGCACAAGGTGCCCACCACCCTGGAGATCAGCATGATCAGCTCCAAATGCTACAAGTCGCGCCACTCGCAGCCCGAGTGCGGCTACTACCTGGAGCCTTCGCAGTGGACCGAGTACAGCATCCACAGCATGGACCCCGACAACCTGGAGCTCACTTTTGAGTTCTTTGAG GAGGATCTGAGCGAGCGCGTGGTCCAGGGTGACCCTCAACCGGGGCACGTGGGCACCGCCTGCCTCCTCTCCTCCACCTTCCTGGAGAGCGGCCGGGACCACGGCCTCGTCACGCTGCCCATCATGGGGCGCAACTCCAGGCAGACCATCGGCAAAGTGCGAG TGGACTACCTGGTGATCAGGCCCATCTCGGGGCTGCAATGCGACATGAGAGCCACCTTCACAAAATACTGGAAGAAAGGAAAGTCCTTGAACGTTGGCCACCGGGGAGCTGGCAGCACGCATGCCGCCAA GCATCACAGAGTGCGAGAGAACACCATTGCTTCGTTTCGGAGCGCCGCCAATCAC GGCGCTGCCTACGTGGAGTTTGACGTCCACCTCTCCAAGGACACGGTGCCCATCGTGTACCATGACCTCACGTGCTGCATCGCCACCAAAAAAAAG AAAAATGACCAGGCTGTAGAGCTAATCGAAGTCCCTGTGAAGGATCTGACTTTTGATCAGCTGCAACTTCTGAAG CTGGCTCACGTCACCGCCATGAAGGGAAGCGACCTCAAAG ACGTGATGGAGGACGACGAGGAAATTGACGAGCATCAGCCCTTCCCGTCACTTTCGCAG CTCTTCCAGGCTGTCCCAGAAAACGTGGGCTTTAACATCGAACTCAAATGGATCTCTCAGATGAAG GACGGGTCATGGGAAGGCAACATGTCCACCTACTTCAACATGAACAAGTTCTTAGACATCATTTTGTCGTGCATTCTGCGGGAAGGAGGCGAGCGACGGATCGTCTTCTCTTGCTTCGACCCCGATATCTGCTCCAT GGTGCGCCGTAAGCAGAACAAGTACCCCATCCTTTTCTTGACGCAGGGCGTCTCTAAAAAATATCCTGAGCTGATGGACATCCGCTGCCAGAACACCGAGATCGCCATGAGCTTCGCTCAAAGCGAGGATATCCTA GGTATCAGCGCTCACACCGAGGAGCTGCTGATCAACGTGAACCTCATCAGGGAGGCGCAGGTCAAAGGCCTGGTGGTGTTCAGCTGGGGCGACGATAACAACGACCACGAGAACAGGAGGAAGCTGAGGGAGCAGGGCATCGATGGACTCATCTATGACAG AATCTGCGAGGACCAAGCGGAACAGCCCAACTTTTTCCAGGTGGAGGAGCAACACTCCCTAAGGGAGGTCATCACTGAGGAAACAATGAAGAGTCCCGCCTGCTCCTGCTTCTCCATACCGTGCTCTACGGCACCATGCTCCGTCGGCAAGGAACAGTCCTGCAACGGCAgcgccgagtctgactcgggcctCAGCTCTTCATAG
- the gpcpd1 gene encoding glycerophosphocholine phosphodiesterase GPCPD1 isoform X3, producing the protein MSTTASHLSVNNGQFGIHNGFKSIDIGWLTCQTEIRLRLHYSKMSPVSITKKKFKKSRFRIKLTLEGVEEEDDEEEGESSPSSPHKVPTTLEISMISSKCYKSRHSQPECGYYLEPSQWTEYSIHSMDPDNLELTFEFFEEDLSERVVQGDPQPGHVGTACLLSSTFLESGRDHGLVTLPIMGRNSRQTIGKVRVDYLVIRPISGLQCDMRATFTKYWKKGKSLNVGHRGAGSTHAAKHHRVRENTIASFRSAANHGAAYVEFDVHLSKDTVPIVYHDLTCCIATKKKKNDQAVELIEVPVKDLTFDQLQLLKLAHVTAMKGSDLKDVMEDDEEIDEHQPFPSLSQLFQAVPENVGFNIELKWISQMKDGSWEGNMSTYFNMNKFLDIILSCILREGGERRIVFSCFDPDICSMVRRKQNKYPILFLTQGVSKKYPELMDIRCQNTEIAMSFAQSEDILGISAHTEELLINVNLIREAQVKGLVVFSWGDDNNDHENRRKLREQGIDGLIYDRICEDQAEQPNFFQVEEQHSLREVITEETMKSPACSCFSIPCSTAPCSVGKEQSCNGSAESDSGLSSS; encoded by the exons ATGAGCACCACAG CATCCCACCTGAGTGTCAACAACGGACAGTTTGGAATTCACA ATGGTTTCAAGTCCATCGACATCGGCTGGCTCACATGCCAGACGGAGATCCGCTTACGTCTGCACTATTCCAAGATGTCTCCGGTGTCAATCACTAAGAAGAAATTCAAGAAGTCCCGCTTCAG AATCAAACTGACACTGGAGGGCGttgaggaggaggacgatgagGAGGAAGGGGAAAGCAGTCCTTCGTCCCCGCACAAGGTGCCCACCACCCTGGAGATCAGCATGATCAGCTCCAAATGCTACAAGTCGCGCCACTCGCAGCCCGAGTGCGGCTACTACCTGGAGCCTTCGCAGTGGACCGAGTACAGCATCCACAGCATGGACCCCGACAACCTGGAGCTCACTTTTGAGTTCTTTGAG GAGGATCTGAGCGAGCGCGTGGTCCAGGGTGACCCTCAACCGGGGCACGTGGGCACCGCCTGCCTCCTCTCCTCCACCTTCCTGGAGAGCGGCCGGGACCACGGCCTCGTCACGCTGCCCATCATGGGGCGCAACTCCAGGCAGACCATCGGCAAAGTGCGAG TGGACTACCTGGTGATCAGGCCCATCTCGGGGCTGCAATGCGACATGAGAGCCACCTTCACAAAATACTGGAAGAAAGGAAAGTCCTTGAACGTTGGCCACCGGGGAGCTGGCAGCACGCATGCCGCCAA GCATCACAGAGTGCGAGAGAACACCATTGCTTCGTTTCGGAGCGCCGCCAATCAC GGCGCTGCCTACGTGGAGTTTGACGTCCACCTCTCCAAGGACACGGTGCCCATCGTGTACCATGACCTCACGTGCTGCATCGCCACCAAAAAAAAG AAAAATGACCAGGCTGTAGAGCTAATCGAAGTCCCTGTGAAGGATCTGACTTTTGATCAGCTGCAACTTCTGAAG CTGGCTCACGTCACCGCCATGAAGGGAAGCGACCTCAAAG ACGTGATGGAGGACGACGAGGAAATTGACGAGCATCAGCCCTTCCCGTCACTTTCGCAG CTCTTCCAGGCTGTCCCAGAAAACGTGGGCTTTAACATCGAACTCAAATGGATCTCTCAGATGAAG GACGGGTCATGGGAAGGCAACATGTCCACCTACTTCAACATGAACAAGTTCTTAGACATCATTTTGTCGTGCATTCTGCGGGAAGGAGGCGAGCGACGGATCGTCTTCTCTTGCTTCGACCCCGATATCTGCTCCAT GGTGCGCCGTAAGCAGAACAAGTACCCCATCCTTTTCTTGACGCAGGGCGTCTCTAAAAAATATCCTGAGCTGATGGACATCCGCTGCCAGAACACCGAGATCGCCATGAGCTTCGCTCAAAGCGAGGATATCCTA GGTATCAGCGCTCACACCGAGGAGCTGCTGATCAACGTGAACCTCATCAGGGAGGCGCAGGTCAAAGGCCTGGTGGTGTTCAGCTGGGGCGACGATAACAACGACCACGAGAACAGGAGGAAGCTGAGGGAGCAGGGCATCGATGGACTCATCTATGACAG AATCTGCGAGGACCAAGCGGAACAGCCCAACTTTTTCCAGGTGGAGGAGCAACACTCCCTAAGGGAGGTCATCACTGAGGAAACAATGAAGAGTCCCGCCTGCTCCTGCTTCTCCATACCGTGCTCTACGGCACCATGCTCCGTCGGCAAGGAACAGTCCTGCAACGGCAgcgccgagtctgactcgggcctCAGCTCTTCATAG